One genomic region from Bufo bufo chromosome 3, aBufBuf1.1, whole genome shotgun sequence encodes:
- the LOC120993839 gene encoding methyltransferase-like protein 7A, translating into MALHIAFFQLCVAIIALPIHILAVLGLWSPIAKKAMPYLLERVTRTYNKYMRNYKEELFSNLNDFKGPSGDLKVLELGCGTGANFQFYPSGCKVTCVDPNPNFKSFLSKSLAENENVHFQDFLVAPGENMHQVASGSMDVVICTLVLCSVENIDAILAEIHRVLRPGGAFYFLEHVTADPSSWRYFIQIILDPTWKHIGDGCKLTKQTWKYLERTKFSDVKYKHVLAPFKWSPVRDHIFGYALK; encoded by the exons ATGGCTCTACACATAGCATTCTTCCAGCTATGTGTTGCTATTATTGCACTGCCCATACACATTCTTGCAGTGTTGGGTCTGTGGAGTCCTATAGCTAAGAAGGCAATGCCTTACCTTCTGGAGAGAGTCACCAGGACATACAACAAATACATGAGAAACTACAAGGAAGAACTATTCAGCAACCTGAATGATTTCAAAGGACCTTCTGGAGATCTGAAAGTACTAGAGCTTGGCTGTGGCACAGGAGCAAACTTCCAGTTCTATCCTTCAGGATGCAAAGTGACCTGTGTGGACCCTAACCCTAACTTCAAGTCGTTTTTAAGCAAGAGTCTGGCTGAGAATGAGAATGTCCATTTCCAGGATTTTCTGGTTGCCCCAGGCGAGAATATGCACCAAGTAGCCAGCGGTTCTATGGATGTGGTCATCTGTACATTGGTACTTTGCTCTGTGGAGAATATTGATGCCATCCTGGCAGAAATTCATAGGGTCCTGAGGCCT GGTGGAGCATTTTATTTCTTGGAGCATGTAACTGCAGATCCTTCCTCGTGGAGATATTTTATCCAGATAATCTTAGATCCAACTTGGAAACACATAGGAGATGGATGTAAACTTACAAAGCAAACATGGAAATACCTGGAAAGAACAAAATTTTCTGATGTTAAATATAAACATGTTTTAGCACCATTTAAATGGAGCCCAGTTCGAGACCATATTTTTGGTTATGCATTAAAATAA